In the Sphingobacterium sp. PCS056 genome, CATCTTGATGCAACACCTTGTAACTATTAAAACGGTAATGGAGAATGGTGCCCATGAACTCTTTAACATAAATAGATGGATGGTAACTTTGGTTATCGTCGGCAAGAATGGCAATGGCAGAGATTGGAACCTGATACTTATCGGATATTTTATAGTAATATCGAAACATGCGCTCTGCAAGATCTCCCTTGCCTCTACTGGACTGTACCTCAATATGGCACAGCACAAACTGCTCACCACCGTCTTTCAAATAGACTTTGACCAACTTATCTACAAAACGTACTCCCTTGCCGTTGGGCTCTGGAGGAAATAAGGACTCAAACTCTTTGTCTAAATAATCAAAGGGTTTACTCAAATCGAATATATCTGCTGCATCGGCAAAGAAAAACGCTAAAAAATGTGCAAAAGTCTGCTCTATAATAGACTTCCAGAGCAGATCATCAACGCGATTGGAAGATGTACTCATAATAAATTGCTTATAATAAGGTTACTATAGTAAAGATACAAAATAAAGAAGAGAAATGCTAATATTTTTAGTAGATAAAATCTGTGAGAAAATGGGAAATTTAAAGGATAGTGAGCGCGAAGCTTGTTGTGCTTCTAATCATGTTGGAGAGCGATTAAAAAATAAACAATCATCGGTACAAAACGGTATATTTAATTCAATAGAAGAATAAATAATTTACTAACATGAGGAACTCCGTTGTATAAGACTGTTAATGAATTTTAGTACAATGCAACATTTGCTTAAATATATCTTATTTTAGGTTCAAAAATCTGACTTTAGGTTGTAAATTAAAATATAATGATTGATAAATTATACCAGGATTTAAATTTGGTGCAATTCTATGACTATGATAATCCATGGTCAGAGAGTTATGATGTGATAAGTAATTTCGTAAAAATAGATGATAGCGTTTTAGATATAGGCTGCGGCACAGGTACATTAGCAAGCGAGCTTATCCATAGATGTAAAGAAATATACGCTTTGGATATATCTGTAGAGATGTTAACAAGAGCAAAGGAAAAAACATTAAACGTCAATTGGATCCATGCTAGTGCTTCATCATTTTCATTTGATAAGAAGTTTGATTTCATTTTTTTATCGGGTCATAGCTTTCAGACGCTGTTAACTGAAAATGATCGTTTAAAACTCTTGAAAAATATCGAAAATCACTTAAAAGATGATGGAACTTTCGTTTTTGATAGTCGAAATCCATTAGTGCAAGAATGGACTACATGGGGAGAAAAAGAGTCGATTCGATATTTTAAGCATCCTAATTACGGAATCATAAAAGCATGGAATGATTGGGAAGCGAAAGATGAAATTATAACATACCAAACCTTTTATGAGGTTTTGCATACTGATAAAAGGTGGGTGGCTTCTTCTCAGATTTCTTTCCCTATGAAAGAAGAAATTTATTCATTACTTGATCAAGCAGAATTAAGTGTTAAACATTTGTACGGTGACTGGCAATTAAATCCATATACGGACAAAAGTAATGAAATGATTTTTGTAGGAAGTAAAAGAATAATCAGTCTTAAATGATATTAAGGATTTAATGAAATTAACCTGTTTTTATAGTGCACATACCGAAATTAAAAAAAATGGATAAAAACCGTCCTTCACTCATAAAGAGAATAGCAAAAATATTCTTGAAAACAATCATCGGAATTGTAGTGATAATCGCTATCCTACTCCTTGCTACATTCGTAATTCATCGGATCAATTTAAGTCGCGAAGCCGATAAAATTGAAGATTATGGTCAAAAAATAAAAATTTTTGACGGTACCATGAATGTGACAATAGATGGACAGGGTGCAGATACGATCGTATTACTCACGGGATTTGGAACGGCAAGCCCAAGATTGGATTTTGAACCACTGATCAGAGAATTAGACCAGAAATATACCGTAATCACGATTGAACCTTTTGGTTATGGATTGAGCAGTGAAACAAAGCGTGAACGCAGTTTGAATAATATGGCGGAAGAAATCCACGAAGTGGTGAAGCAATTAAATCTTAACCGTTTTATATTAATGGGGCATTCCATTGCCGGGCTTTACAGCTTAGCATACATCAACAAGTATCCAGGTGAAGCAACCGCTTTTGTAGGCATTGATAGCAGTGTGCCAACACAACCGTGGCCGGGGTATAATTCGGCACCTATGGATTTTTTAGCCAAAGCAGGTGTAATGCGTGCATTTTTAAAGTTTTTTGGAGAGGAAAAACCTAAAGACGAATCAGAAGCACACCGTTTTGAACAAAAACACATGATTACGATGAAAGTAACCGGAAATAATACTTTGGACAGAGAAGCAACATCATTGAGTAATAGTTTTAAAGATGCTCAAAAACTAGCTTTCCCGAAGGATTTGCCTGTTTTATTATTTGCGGACAAAAACTCAGCTGTCAAAGGCTGGACAGAACTGCACCAAGAGCAAGCCAACAGCGTGGATAAGGGAAAACTCATCTTACTGCCGGGTTCTCATTATCTACATCATACTCAGTCGAAACGCATTGTAGCAGAGCTTGAGTCGTTTTTAGGAAAACAAAATAATTGAGCAGAATATAACTGCAATTATTGTGGTAAAGAATGTAGGTTATGAATTTTAGTAGAAAACAACTAGAACAACTTGTCGGCATGACTCATGAGGATTTGCTTTTCTTCGCTTCATGACTAAAAGAAAAGTTTATTCTAATAAGCAGATATACTAGAATATCGAAAGCAGAAAACTACCTTTCATACAGAAGGAATGATCTGGAATTGCACAAAAAAAACCGCTTGGTCATCCCAGCGGTTTTATACATTTTATTTTGATGTTCTATGTCAGTTTTTTGATATTTTCAATGTTACTTTTTGTTCAATTTCTGTAAACGTTCTTTTGCTGACGGAATGATATCATCATCTTTTTCTTCATAATTTTCAATGACACTTTCCAACGTACTCTTTGCTTGCAAAGCATTGCCTTTACGCGCATAGCTATCAGCAAGCAATAGGAAACTCTTAGCTTCCCAGTATGCATTTTCTTCATTACTGTTAATCACCTCAAAAGCTGTTTCAATGGCTTTGTCGTATTCCTTGTTATCATACTGCAGTTGCCCAACACGGTATCGCGCTTCTGCGCCAACCGCCTTTTGGCTCTTCAGAGCAGCCAAATTGAGTTCCTTCAGGGCAGACACGATGTTCTTTTGTTGTAGCAATACCCTTCCACTGTATAAATGAGCTCTGGCAATTTCCTCCTGCGATGCGCCATCGTAATCCTTGATCAACTTCACATACTTGGCCATCTGCTCCATATCGCCGAGTTCGAAATAACAGATCATCAGGTTACTTATTGCATAACCATAGTTCTTTTTATACTCTGAATTGAGCTCCAATTTTTTGAGATGCACAATTGCCTCGTTGTATTCTTTTAGATCCAGGTATAGCGCAGCAACTGTCAGCAAGGTATTTTCAGTATACTTGCTTGTCCAGTCATTCAGGATGATATTCAGATCGTGCAGTGCTTCCTTTGGATGCCCAGTGCGGTATGAACTCACACCGCGGATATAACGGGCATATTTTTCTTGTTTGGGTTTCGGAAATTTATCAAAATAAGCATTGATGGCTTCGACCGAAGCTGCGTATTGCTGCTTGGCAAACAGAGATTGGGCTGCTTGAAAAGCCATATTGTCTTGCTCCGCAGGACTCAAATTACTGACATTGGTGCCGATAGCGTAATGAATATAGCTTGTAGCATCCCCTTGGTCTAGATAGATGTTTTCAATAAAACGCATCGCTTGCTGTGCCTCATTGGTTTTGGAATATTTCTCCACAACACTTTTGAAAGTGGCTTTCGCCGCTTCGGATTCATCTTTATTATACTGCACGAGCCCTATGGTCATCAATGCACGGGGTACATAGCTGCTGCGCGGGTACTTTTCGATCATCCGTTGCAATCCATCGATAGCGCGATCATAATCTCCCGTAGTGAAATACGTATAGGGAATCTCAAAGGCGGCGTCATCAGCATAGTTAGAACTCGGAAATTGTTTCAAAACAGACTGCAGAATCTTTAGCTTGGTTTGATGGTCTCCCTGCAATCCAAAGATAACTCCGCGTTGGAACAACGCATAATCCTGATTGGAAGTTTTGCTGTTGATAAGCTGGTCATAATATTGGTTGGCACGGTCGTAATTTCGCATGGATAAATAGGAATCGCCCAAACGTGCGATTACGTCATGACGTATTTTTTCATCTAGCGAACTTCCCTCGACTGCCAAAAAGCGTTCAAAATAATCGGCCGACATATGAAAACTGTTATTTCTGAACGCTGCATAAGCCAACCCATAGTTTGCATAGTTATATACGTCGGTGTTTTTTGCAACAGGCAATCGTAGGAATCTGGAGAAGTTTTCTACTGCCTCTCCGTATTTGCGTACTTCATACATCGCTTCTGCTTTCCAATACGTAGCCAGTGCTGCCATTTTTGCATCGATCGGGAATTTTTCCGATCTCATGAATATCGATATGCTATTTTCAAAAGCACGCTCGTTATAAAACTCGAGTCCGCGATAGTACGTTGCTTTCTGATAGGTAGCATCCGCTTCCCGCCCTCGATCTTTCAAAGATTCCAGCAGACTTACTCCGGTATGGAAATTGCTCGTGCCCAACAAGATTTGAGCGGATAATATTTCCGCACTTTCTTGTGTTTGAGCGCCCGGTTCACGACCTCCATATTCTTGAACAATATACTTCTCGAGAACTTTCTGAGCGGCTTGGGTGGAGTCCATTGCATACAACACCTTGGCGTAGTTAAATAACGCATCTGCTTTCAACTGGAGGTCGAAATCTAGTTTCATCGCTTTGACAAATGCATTTCGTGCTTGTTGCTTATCGCCGGTTTCTAGGGCAATATGACCCAGAGTAATGATCGACCCCTGATAAAAGGCATCAGAAGCATCCAGTGACTTCAAAATAGAGGCCGCTCTTGTATATTCACGTTCTTGGTAAGCCAGATAGCTGATACGGTAATTCTCAATATTGCTACTTAAAGCGTTTGGATGCTGTTTAAGCAATTTAGTGTAATAAGCTTGTTTGAATGTCTTATTTGCAAAATAAGTAGCCGTGGCTATTTGGCGTAGCTCTGTCTCAATGGCTTCCCGATTGATAAGACTCATATCTGGGCTCCTGCGAACCTTTACGGCATCGGCCAGCACAGGTCGGTAGTCGCGTACGACATCAATGGAATCCACCGTTTTAATTTGATATTCGTCCAGTTGTTGCTTTTCGATCTGCTGTTTCTCTACTTGCTGCCCATAGCCCGTAACCATCAAAGTTGAAATCGCTACAGTAAATAGGTATTTCAGGTAGTTGTGGTCAATTCTTTTTATCAATATCATTGTTCTTCCGTATTTCTGGGTATTTTCTAAATGTTCCTTTGCCGATGAAGCTATGTTGTCATCATCCTTTAGCTAGTAGGGTCAAAACTAAAGAATTCTAACAACATTGTGTAAACAGTCATTAAAAGATTGGCCTTTAAGAGGCAATCTATAAGTCATATCAATCTTATTTCTGAGATCTCCTATTCCTCTGCTTGCTATCAGCAATTGAATTGAAACAATTTTAGAGCCAAGAAGAAAAATAGAAATTACAAAATGAATAAAATTTTTGACAACAGCTTGGTTGAGGACCGATCTGTTATTTTTTGTCTTTGCACACTTCCGTTATATTGACAACTTAAAATTATTAAAATTTGTTATGATTATCTCCTATTAATGATGACTAAAGTGTATAAACAATTTATCATCGAAATCATAGATGCACCGGATTATAAAGATGATTCATCAGATAATATATTCAGATATTCTAAAATATACATAGGGAATGAATACACTTACAATATAACATCAACATGCTATCAAAGTTTATCATAAGGGTCAAGTTACCTACAATTGCATAATCAAAGGTTCACAAGGTGTTACCTAATCCAGCTTTCATCTACTATATCGAATTGGAAACTGCTATTTATTGAACAATAGGGATATCGATCAAAAAAATCACCTACTTGTTTAAATGAGAATCATTTTATGTGAAGTCTATATAAATCATGGATAGATTTTTATCTGTTTCCGCCAATTCTATTTTTTTTGGGTTTCGTAACGATCTGAGTATATATGGTCTATTGAAAAATTCCAAAGCCTAAACAAGGCTGAATTAGAAAACTACTGAAAACAAGAGTTGCCGAAAATCAGTACGGCTTTTCCATGAAAACTCTAAAATAAAATACCCGGAAAAACCGGGTATTTTAATGACAGCAATAATAATCGTTCATTCAACCTTTATATTGAAATAAAGGAAATAGTTTTATTTTTAAATTTCGCGGTGACTGCCGTTTCGGTTTTCATGGTACATGATTTAAAGCGACACCTCGTCACGCAACATTTTAATGGCATCATGTGCCTCCAGCTGTTTATCCAACTGCTTTAAAAGTATATTTTTCACCTCAACCGATAATTGATCATTATCCTCTTCCAGAATTTTTTTGTACGTTTCCTTAAACGCATCCTCTCCCTTTTCACAACTTTCTAATAAACTTTTTCTGTCATTACCTGCAATGGTTACTTTTATGTTCATCCACATTCTAAACAGTTTACCACTTAACATGGTTGCATCAGTTGGCTGTGCACCTTCTAAAACTACAAAAGGTTTCAGCTCTTCAATAAAATGCTGCGATTGCAAAACATATTTTGCAAATAATTGCTGTAAACTATCTAAACTTAGCGTATGCGAAAGATCTAAAGCAGTTTTATAACCTTCCACTCGATCATTATTAATTTTTATCAGGTCATTGATAATTTCCGGGTTGTTCAAGTGATTTTCCATAATACATGAGTTACTTTGTAAATATTTCTACTGGAATAACAACCTATCGGAAGAGGAGTTCACTGTCCTGATTGATTTCAAGTATTAACACCACTATTTGGTAATAAATTACATGGACAACGTATGGCTCCTATTTTTAAAAAAATGATATGCCAAATAATTGATCCAAAGATCATCTTGATGAAGATATATTTCGCTTTTTTCGATTAGACAATGTTAGGAATGCTTACTGACAAATTTAAACTACACAACATGATCTTCAAAGAATATCTTATACATTAAACTCTGCCTACTCCCACTTTTTAAATATGGAATTCGATATAAATATCATCCAAATACAACAGGAATCTTCATAGTAATGATGGTTCCACTGGCTCCGGATGATTTAGTGACTTGTACGCTTGCCCTTTTGCCCAGTAACTGCATACGTTCGCGACTGATGATGCCCGAAAGCGACCTATGCGCGGGATCAACAATTACTTTTCCTATTTTACCACTGTCTTCAATTGTTACGGTTAGAAGATCATCTTCCAATTGAAAACGAATATGAATATCCCCCTCTCCGCTCTCCAGATCGAGACCATGAAGAATAGCATTTTCAACATAGGGTTGTATCAACATCGGCGGCAGCAATACCCCATCCGGATCCTGAATTTCCGATTGTACGATCGTATAGCTAAATGCTTCTTCACAACGCATATGTTGCAGACTGATATAATTTTCCAAGGCCTCAATTTCCTCACTTAATGGAACCCAATCTTCACGACTCATTTCCAAACTACTACGCAACAAACGACTGAAACGGTTGAGGTACTTAATGGCTGCTTCCTTTTTATCCAGACGAACGAAACTTTGTACAGCCGCAAGTGTATTAAAGATAAAATGAGGTTCCATTTGTGTGCGCAACAATTTCTGCTGCAATAAAACCTTTTCTTTTTCTGCTCTGAAACGACGCTGACGAAAGCTATAATATAAAAACAGCATCATCATACCCAGTAATATGATACCCAATACCAAAACAGCAAGCCATAAGCGATTTTGCTGCAATTGCAGCTGATTGATTTTAATATTCTCATTTAAAGTACGAATGGAACGATCTTTTGCCTGCAATTGATAAAGTGAATTCATCTCCGCCGCGACTTGTGTATTTTCCATTTCATAAACCTCCTTCTGTATCATCGATACATGTTTCCATGCAGCTATTGCCTGGTCTTTTTTACCTTGCAATTGGTATAGAGCGGCTAAGGCCTCTTGATAAATAATCTCATTACTGGCAAATATGACATCTGGGTGTGTTTCCTCTAGATCGGTCGCTTGTTGAATATAGCCTGCTGCCAACGTCTGACGGTTATGCTCAAGATGAAAGGTTGCTACATTGCAATAGGCAATAAATAGGTTGTTGATAACAACGATCGATTTTTCAGTCTCATAGCGCTGTTCGTCGCTTTGCATTTTTAACAACTGATAATGGAGCAGCGAGTCTTTCTGCCCGATGGTGCTAAAATATTGTATCTTGGAATCGTATAGGTAACTTATATGGTACTTGTCGGGATGCTGGTTATGTAAGGCCTCCAATCTGCGGAGATAAGGCAGAAAACTTGCCGCTGGTTTGTCCCGCATCTTCAATGTCTGAATCAATTGTACCAACACGCGCTGTTTGTGTATATCACCCTCGGGCAACGAATCACATAGTGGTAATGCTGCACGGTTCATTTTCTCGGCGAGGTCATATTGAAAAGTTTT is a window encoding:
- a CDS encoding class I SAM-dependent methyltransferase: MIDKLYQDLNLVQFYDYDNPWSESYDVISNFVKIDDSVLDIGCGTGTLASELIHRCKEIYALDISVEMLTRAKEKTLNVNWIHASASSFSFDKKFDFIFLSGHSFQTLLTENDRLKLLKNIENHLKDDGTFVFDSRNPLVQEWTTWGEKESIRYFKHPNYGIIKAWNDWEAKDEIITYQTFYEVLHTDKRWVASSQISFPMKEEIYSLLDQAELSVKHLYGDWQLNPYTDKSNEMIFVGSKRIISLK
- a CDS encoding alpha/beta fold hydrolase yields the protein MDKNRPSLIKRIAKIFLKTIIGIVVIIAILLLATFVIHRINLSREADKIEDYGQKIKIFDGTMNVTIDGQGADTIVLLTGFGTASPRLDFEPLIRELDQKYTVITIEPFGYGLSSETKRERSLNNMAEEIHEVVKQLNLNRFILMGHSIAGLYSLAYINKYPGEATAFVGIDSSVPTQPWPGYNSAPMDFLAKAGVMRAFLKFFGEEKPKDESEAHRFEQKHMITMKVTGNNTLDREATSLSNSFKDAQKLAFPKDLPVLLFADKNSAVKGWTELHQEQANSVDKGKLILLPGSHYLHHTQSKRIVAELESFLGKQNN
- a CDS encoding tetratricopeptide repeat protein is translated as MILIKRIDHNYLKYLFTVAISTLMVTGYGQQVEKQQIEKQQLDEYQIKTVDSIDVVRDYRPVLADAVKVRRSPDMSLINREAIETELRQIATATYFANKTFKQAYYTKLLKQHPNALSSNIENYRISYLAYQEREYTRAASILKSLDASDAFYQGSIITLGHIALETGDKQQARNAFVKAMKLDFDLQLKADALFNYAKVLYAMDSTQAAQKVLEKYIVQEYGGREPGAQTQESAEILSAQILLGTSNFHTGVSLLESLKDRGREADATYQKATYYRGLEFYNERAFENSISIFMRSEKFPIDAKMAALATYWKAEAMYEVRKYGEAVENFSRFLRLPVAKNTDVYNYANYGLAYAAFRNNSFHMSADYFERFLAVEGSSLDEKIRHDVIARLGDSYLSMRNYDRANQYYDQLINSKTSNQDYALFQRGVIFGLQGDHQTKLKILQSVLKQFPSSNYADDAAFEIPYTYFTTGDYDRAIDGLQRMIEKYPRSSYVPRALMTIGLVQYNKDESEAAKATFKSVVEKYSKTNEAQQAMRFIENIYLDQGDATSYIHYAIGTNVSNLSPAEQDNMAFQAAQSLFAKQQYAASVEAINAYFDKFPKPKQEKYARYIRGVSSYRTGHPKEALHDLNIILNDWTSKYTENTLLTVAALYLDLKEYNEAIVHLKKLELNSEYKKNYGYAISNLMICYFELGDMEQMAKYVKLIKDYDGASQEEIARAHLYSGRVLLQQKNIVSALKELNLAALKSQKAVGAEARYRVGQLQYDNKEYDKAIETAFEVINSNEENAYWEAKSFLLLADSYARKGNALQAKSTLESVIENYEEKDDDIIPSAKERLQKLNKK
- a CDS encoding ferritin-like domain-containing protein, with translation MENHLNNPEIINDLIKINNDRVEGYKTALDLSHTLSLDSLQQLFAKYVLQSQHFIEELKPFVVLEGAQPTDATMLSGKLFRMWMNIKVTIAGNDRKSLLESCEKGEDAFKETYKKILEEDNDQLSVEVKNILLKQLDKQLEAHDAIKMLRDEVSL
- a CDS encoding sensor histidine kinase translates to MRQTTRLILCVALCFWLFSCYQHSNPIFQQETSISTQIDTLKKVTLASTNSDSLLHVWQQMAMKPSVLKDTLLHVEVKYQLARLYGMQRKDSARILIGQALELIEPTNGNLKMKALIYNGLGNVCSMESRQKEAGYYYNKAAAIVLSDSTIDLSFQAKSAMLLSAAQSNLKTFQYDLAEKMNRAALPLCDSLPEGDIHKQRVLVQLIQTLKMRDKPAASFLPYLRRLEALHNQHPDKYHISYLYDSKIQYFSTIGQKDSLLHYQLLKMQSDEQRYETEKSIVVINNLFIAYCNVATFHLEHNRQTLAAGYIQQATDLEETHPDVIFASNEIIYQEALAALYQLQGKKDQAIAAWKHVSMIQKEVYEMENTQVAAEMNSLYQLQAKDRSIRTLNENIKINQLQLQQNRLWLAVLVLGIILLGMMMLFLYYSFRQRRFRAEKEKVLLQQKLLRTQMEPHFIFNTLAAVQSFVRLDKKEAAIKYLNRFSRLLRSSLEMSREDWVPLSEEIEALENYISLQHMRCEEAFSYTIVQSEIQDPDGVLLPPMLIQPYVENAILHGLDLESGEGDIHIRFQLEDDLLTVTIEDSGKIGKVIVDPAHRSLSGIISRERMQLLGKRASVQVTKSSGASGTIITMKIPVVFG